Within Pseudomonas tructae, the genomic segment ATACAACAGCTCCCCGCTCAGGGCATCGAACACCTGGCCCATCTGCCCGCCAGTCAGCAGCAGCGGCCCGAACGGCAAGAGGAAGTTGCACAGGCTGCCGACCCCGGTCAGCGGCTGGTTGTCGCGAAACAGCAAGCCGGCATCGCCGATGCTGTACTGCTGGCCCTGGGCACTGACCACGGCATTGATGCTGACCGCCGGCTGAATACCGTCGACGCTCCACTGGTCAAGCTCGTAATTCCAGGTGGCATAGCGCGAACCGAAGGTGGCGAACACCAGCTCCTGTTCACCGACAAAGGCGCAACTGCGTGGCCAGATGATGCTCGGCAACGCCGTGCTGCGCAGCTTGCTCAGGTTGTGCTGCTCATCCAGGCGCCAGAGGATCGCCGAGCGATCGTAGCTCAGGGTCACCAGCAGTTGCTTGTCGTCGTTCCAGACAATGCGCTTGATCCCGGCGTCGTGGGCGGCAATGCTGCGCACCTGGCCCTGGCCGATGATCGAGATGCGTCCTTCGTCATCACCGGCAAAGACCACGCCGTTGCGGGTAATGGCGATGGTGTCGGTCTCGACCCCGCCAATATCCACCTCGTCGCACTGGGCCAGGCTGGCGGTGTCCCACTGGCGCACGGTGCCGTCGTCGCTGCTGGAGATCAGGCGCTTGCCGTCTGGCGACCAGACCACCGAGATCACGTCGGCCTGGTGGCCATGAAAGCTGCCCTTGAGGTTGCCGTTCAAATCGAAAATGCGCAGCACGTGGTCACGCGAGCAGGTGGCAACCTGGGTACCGTCGGGTGAGAACACGGCCATTTCAACGTCGTCCTGGTGGCCGGACAGCACCGCCTTCAGGCGCATGCTCGGCACTTCCCAGATCCGCGCGGTGTAGTCGCTGCTGGCGCTGACCAGGTGCTTGCCATCGGCACTGAACGCACACTGATTGGCCAGGTGATCATGGTGTACGCGGTGAATCGGCAGACCGGTGCGGGCATTCCACAGAATGACCTGGTTATCGTAGCCGGCGGTGGCGACGAACTCTGCAGCATGGGCGGCAATGCCGCTGATGGGGCCTATGTGTTTCATCGAAAAATCCTTTTTTCTTCAGAGAACAATCAGAGTTTGATCGAGTGGCTGGACTTGGCCACCTTCGACAGCAGGTAGTTGCGGTTGTGCTGGGTCAGGAACACACCCGTCGGCACCTGGTCGAGCACCTCGATGCCGCCATCGCGAAGCTGGCTGACCTTGTCGGGGTTGTTGGTCAGCAGGCGGCAGCGGTGCACGTTCAGGGCCTTGAGCATCTGCGCGGCGGGGCTGAAGCTGCGCGAATCGGCCGGGTGGTTGAGCTCAAGGTTGGCCTCGTAGGTGTCCAGGCCACGGTCTTGCAGCAGGTAGGTTTCGAACTTGGAGTACAGCCCGATACCGCGGCCTTCCTGACGCAGGTAGATCAGGTAGCCACCCTGCACGTTCAGGGTGTTCAGCGCCTCCTGCAACTGCGGGCCGCAATCGCAGCGCTGGGAGCCGAACACATCGCCGGTGATGCATTCCGAATGCACCCGCACCAGGGGCACCTCGGCCTTGTCCAGGTTGATACCGACGGCAAAGTGCTCGTTGTGTTTGTCAAAGCCCTTGAAGCCGAAAAAATGGGCATCCACCGAACCACCGAGGATCGAGATCGGCACCTTGGTATGCAGCGAAACGTCGTTGTTCATGATCAAACCTCGCACGATTGACAGGTACTTGCGTTGTTGTTTTCTACCAGGCGAAAACCCATGACATAGATCGGTCGCGGGTAACGCCCATGTCGCCGAGGGTTGCGCGCCAGGTCGCGAAAACGCGTGAAGCTGCCACCACGGGCGATACGGTGACGACCGACATCCTGTACCAGGTCGTCATTGATCTGCGGGCCGCCGGGGTACGCTTGGTAGTCATCGGCGACGTATTCCTCGACATTGCCGGCCATGTCCAGCACACCGAACGGCGAAGCACCCTGGGGAAACACCCCCACCGGGGTGCTGTCCAGGTAACCCAGCTCGATGGTGTTGGCGTACTCGGCAATGAAGCTTTCGCCCCAGGGAAATTGCAGGCGCTGGGGCCCGGCGGCGGCATGCTCCCACTGGGCTTCGCTAGGCAAGGCAAAACGCCGGCCGGTGCGGCGGCTCAGCCACTGCGCGTAGGCATCGGCATCGCTGTCGCTGACGCTGTACACCGGGTGGTTGGCGCGCTGCTGCGGATAGCGGCCAAAAGCCCAGCTGCTGGGCAGCGAGGGATGGCCGCTGTCGAGCAGAAATTCGCGGTATTCACTGTTGGTCACGGCAAAGCGGGCGATGCGGTAGCTGTCCAGGTGCACGCTGTGCAGCGGGGTTTCCTTGTCGATCCAGCTGCGGTCCAGGCCCAGGCCGTCGAACTCGTCCAGCACCTGGCTGACCCGTTCGGGGCTCAGGCCGATCTGCACCGTGGCTGCGGCGATGTCGATCATTTGCGGGTTGAACACATCGATGCGCGGGTCACCGCGCAGCCCCAGTACCTCGCCTGCGGCGATGCGCCGGTACAGTGGCACGCCAGCGCTTTGCAGCAGCGTCAGCAGTTGCTCGACAGGGGTATCGAGCAGCGAGCGGATTGCCAGCCCGACCTGCTCCACCAGCGGGTATTCCAAGTAATGTTCCGGGTAACCCATCAGCACCCGGTCCGTTACGTCTTTTGGCAGCGGGCTGGGTAGCCGCGGCCAATGCCGATCCTTGAGACTGTTCATCCTTGCACCTTGTTTTGAGTAACGACACCCACGGCGTGGCCGAACCCGGTTCGGCCCACGACGTAGTACCCAGGGCTGGCCTCAGAGCTGGTCGAGCAGCAGTCGGCGGTTGGTTTCGATCATCTCGATTTCCGCACTGTAGACTTCCACCACCAGGCCATCGGGGTCTTCGAAGTACACAGCGCTGCGCACGTTGTCCGGGCCATGGTGATAGCCTGGCGCGGGGCCATTACCCTTCACCAGCTTGATCGTGCCAGTGGCGACGACCCGCTCGGCAATGCGCTTGACGTCTTCGGGCAACGCGCGAATGCCGATGTGATAACCCGGCGGGTAGCTGAACTCGGCGCTCTGCTCGATGAAAAAGTCAAAGCCATTGAGCTCCATCACCACCTTGCGCGGGCCGAGGTTGTAGCAGTAGCGCGCACCAAAGATGTCACGGTAGAAGGCTTGGGACAGCTCCAGGTCGCGGGCCAGGATGTTGATGTGATTGAGCTGCGGTTGCTGGTGGGCCAGCGCGGCGGCGTCGATCGACACCCCTTCCAGGGCACGCCACATTTTCACTGCGGCGGTGAATTTCGAGTACCCCGCCAACCAGGCTTTGAGCGAGGCGCTCGGCTGCGCCTTGTCCAGCTGGCTCAGGCCATAGGGGTAGATAAAGCAGGCCGCAGCCTGCAGCAATTGCTGGGTGATGTCCTGTACGGGGGCTTCCCTGCCCTGGCCATCGGCCAGGCGCACCAGAGTCACCGCCGTGTTGCGATACAGGCGTTCGGCGCCTTTGAGCTGGGCCGCCAGGGCCGCTTGTTGATCGCCGGATAACAGCACGATCAGGCCATCCGCCTCGCCTTGACGGGCCAGTTGCGCGGTGGCGTGCAGCTCGAAGCCGGCAGCGCTGGCCACCTGGCCCAGTTCACCGATC encodes:
- a CDS encoding WD40 repeat domain-containing protein; this translates as MKHIGPISGIAAHAAEFVATAGYDNQVILWNARTGLPIHRVHHDHLANQCAFSADGKHLVSASSDYTARIWEVPSMRLKAVLSGHQDDVEMAVFSPDGTQVATCSRDHVLRIFDLNGNLKGSFHGHQADVISVVWSPDGKRLISSSDDGTVRQWDTASLAQCDEVDIGGVETDTIAITRNGVVFAGDDEGRISIIGQGQVRSIAAHDAGIKRIVWNDDKQLLVTLSYDRSAILWRLDEQHNLSKLRSTALPSIIWPRSCAFVGEQELVFATFGSRYATWNYELDQWSVDGIQPAVSINAVVSAQGQQYSIGDAGLLFRDNQPLTGVGSLCNFLLPFGPLLLTGGQMGQVFDALSGELLYQHRSPLNCGATFEKNGVPHALIGTYTGEGLVFILDGRAGLKLVASIAMHDNAIKGVAANDRYLFSVCASADAALHRIDDFSCARHIDNAHSRISNGCCQIDGGFASIGRDLKLRLWLDGGDEVYDSPHQHSIKCIGASADGAIIATAAYNGTVALFDLATRSWQPLQRPTAAGISCITHSGQQHDFLASSYDGNIYGIAARRAS
- the ribA gene encoding GTP cyclohydrolase II RibA is translated as MNNDVSLHTKVPISILGGSVDAHFFGFKGFDKHNEHFAVGINLDKAEVPLVRVHSECITGDVFGSQRCDCGPQLQEALNTLNVQGGYLIYLRQEGRGIGLYSKFETYLLQDRGLDTYEANLELNHPADSRSFSPAAQMLKALNVHRCRLLTNNPDKVSQLRDGGIEVLDQVPTGVFLTQHNRNYLLSKVAKSSHSIKL
- a CDS encoding formylglycine-generating enzyme family protein, whose translation is MNSLKDRHWPRLPSPLPKDVTDRVLMGYPEHYLEYPLVEQVGLAIRSLLDTPVEQLLTLLQSAGVPLYRRIAAGEVLGLRGDPRIDVFNPQMIDIAAATVQIGLSPERVSQVLDEFDGLGLDRSWIDKETPLHSVHLDSYRIARFAVTNSEYREFLLDSGHPSLPSSWAFGRYPQQRANHPVYSVSDSDADAYAQWLSRRTGRRFALPSEAQWEHAAAGPQRLQFPWGESFIAEYANTIELGYLDSTPVGVFPQGASPFGVLDMAGNVEEYVADDYQAYPGGPQINDDLVQDVGRHRIARGGSFTRFRDLARNPRRHGRYPRPIYVMGFRLVENNNASTCQSCEV
- a CDS encoding VOC family protein, with protein sequence MLKFIVLHAANPDAHALTLIGELGQVASAAGFELHATAQLARQGEADGLIVLLSGDQQAALAAQLKGAERLYRNTAVTLVRLADGQGREAPVQDITQQLLQAAACFIYPYGLSQLDKAQPSASLKAWLAGYSKFTAAVKMWRALEGVSIDAAALAHQQPQLNHINILARDLELSQAFYRDIFGARYCYNLGPRKVVMELNGFDFFIEQSAEFSYPPGYHIGIRALPEDVKRIAERVVATGTIKLVKGNGPAPGYHHGPDNVRSAVYFEDPDGLVVEVYSAEIEMIETNRRLLLDQL